Proteins from one Microcaecilia unicolor chromosome 2, aMicUni1.1, whole genome shotgun sequence genomic window:
- the LOC115461948 gene encoding olfactory receptor 1019-like: MEWRNQTAVTEFILEGPTDHEELNNALFVVFLAMYSINLLGNGTMISIISGNSQLHTPMYLFLCVLSSVDMCLTSVTVPKMLSNLISDKKTISFSHCFIQLYFFIVFLIEECMILSIMAYDRYVAICNPLHYITIMNKKACLSMLFASVIISIMNALLHTLLAFRLPFCKSNKIQHFFCDLTPLLQLSCKETSINELVIFTEAPMVVMGPFLIILISYICIIKTILKMHSAGGRYKTFSTCSSHFIVVTLYYGSILFMYFRPSSSYSMEKDKIASVVYNVLSPMLNPFIYSLRNKDVKIALKRAIQRKVSFFQRAN, from the coding sequence ATGGAATGGAGGAATCAGACTGCAGTTACAGAATTTATTCTTGAGGGACCCACAGACCATGAAGAGCTAAACAATGCACTCTTTGTAGTGTTCCTGGCCATGTACTCGATCAACCTGCTGGGGAATGGAACCATGATCTCAATTATTAGTGGGAACTCCCAGCTCCATACACCCATGTATTTATTTCTCTGTGTCTTGTCTTCTGTGGATATGTGTCTCACTTCAGTCACAGTACCCAAAATGTTAAGTAATCTCATCTCTGACAAGAAGACCATCTCCTTCTCCCACTGTTTTATCCAactctatttcttcattgttttTCTTATAGAAGAATGTATGATCTTGTCTATTATGGCCTATGACCGTTATGTTGCCATATGTAATCCTCTTCATTATATCACAATAATGAATAAGAAGGCCTGTCTTAGCATGTTGTTTGCTTCTGTGATCATCAGCATTATGAATGCTTTGTTGCACACACTGTTGGCATTCCGTCTCCCATTCTGTAAGTCCAACAAGATCCAGCACTTCTTTTGTGACCTCACACCACTGTTACAGCTCTCCTGTAAAGAAACCTCCATCAATGAGTTGGTGATCTTCACAGAAGCCCCAATGGTAGTAATGGGGCCCTTCCTGATCATCCTGATCTCTTACATCTGCATCATCAAAACCATCCTGAAAATGCATTCAGCTGGTGGAAGGTACAAGACCTTCTCTACTTGCTCTTCCCACTTCATTGTGGTAACACTCTACTATGGGTCAATATTGTTCATGTATTTCAGGCCTTCTTCCAGCTATTCCATGGAAAAGGACAAGATAGCCAGTGTGGTGTACAATGTGCTGTCCCCCATgctcaacccattcatttacaGCTTGAGGAACAAGGATGTTAAGATTGCTCTGAAGAGAGCTATACAAAGAAAAGTTAGCTTCTTCCAAAGGGCAAACTAA